The following coding sequences are from one Triticum dicoccoides isolate Atlit2015 ecotype Zavitan chromosome 4A, WEW_v2.0, whole genome shotgun sequence window:
- the LOC119288640 gene encoding FAD-linked sulfhydryl oxidase ERV1 isoform X1, with protein sequence MAPSGSNPLEPVFQTVAAFSRRLLIAPDTAPDDHRLRPLLSLSLSPPAPPPPAPPPPPEVLKQKDAKVAPLTKEEVGRATWMLLHTIAAQFPDEPTRQQKRDANELMALLSRIYPCKECADHFKEVLKANPVQAGSQAEFSQWLCYVHNVVNRSLGKTIFPCQRVNARWGKLDCPDRACDLGGSNDIMPNR encoded by the exons ATGGCGCCGTCGGGCTCGAACCCGCTGGAGCCCGTCTTCCAGACCGTCGCCGCTTTCTCCCGCCGCCTCCTCATCGCCCCCGACACCGCACCCGACGACCACCGCCTCCgccccctcctctccctctccctctccccgcccGCGCCCCCGCCCCCGGCTCCGCCCCCGCCGCCGGAGGTCCTCAAG CAGAAGGATGCGAAGGTGGCGCCCCTGACGAAGGAGGAGGTCGGCCGGGCCACGTGGATGCTGCTCCACACCATCGCCGCGCAG TTTCCTGATGAACCAACCAGGCAGCAGAAACGCGATGCGAATGAGCTG ATGGCTTTACTTTCTAGAATTTATCCTTGCAAAGAGTGCGCTGATCACTTCAAGGAAGTTTTGAA AGCAAATCCTGTGCAGGCAGGATCCCAGGCTGAATTCTCTCAGTGGTTATGCTATGTGCACAATGTGGTTAATCGAAG CCTTGGAAAAACAATATTTCCCTGCCAGAGAGTAAATGCACGGTGGGGCAAGCTGGATTGCCCGGATCGCGCGTGCGACCTAGGAGGCTCCAACGACATCATGCCGAACCGATGA
- the LOC119288640 gene encoding FAD-linked sulfhydryl oxidase ERV1 isoform X2, whose translation MAPSGSNPLEPVFQTVAAFSRRLLIAPDTAPDDHRLRPLLSLSLSPPAPPPPAPPPPPEVLKKDAKVAPLTKEEVGRATWMLLHTIAAQFPDEPTRQQKRDANELMALLSRIYPCKECADHFKEVLKANPVQAGSQAEFSQWLCYVHNVVNRSLGKTIFPCQRVNARWGKLDCPDRACDLGGSNDIMPNR comes from the exons ATGGCGCCGTCGGGCTCGAACCCGCTGGAGCCCGTCTTCCAGACCGTCGCCGCTTTCTCCCGCCGCCTCCTCATCGCCCCCGACACCGCACCCGACGACCACCGCCTCCgccccctcctctccctctccctctccccgcccGCGCCCCCGCCCCCGGCTCCGCCCCCGCCGCCGGAGGTCCTCAAG AAGGATGCGAAGGTGGCGCCCCTGACGAAGGAGGAGGTCGGCCGGGCCACGTGGATGCTGCTCCACACCATCGCCGCGCAG TTTCCTGATGAACCAACCAGGCAGCAGAAACGCGATGCGAATGAGCTG ATGGCTTTACTTTCTAGAATTTATCCTTGCAAAGAGTGCGCTGATCACTTCAAGGAAGTTTTGAA AGCAAATCCTGTGCAGGCAGGATCCCAGGCTGAATTCTCTCAGTGGTTATGCTATGTGCACAATGTGGTTAATCGAAG CCTTGGAAAAACAATATTTCCCTGCCAGAGAGTAAATGCACGGTGGGGCAAGCTGGATTGCCCGGATCGCGCGTGCGACCTAGGAGGCTCCAACGACATCATGCCGAACCGATGA